The sequence CGGCGCCGGTTGCGCGAGGGTCGTCCACTGGATGAGACAATGGGTGCCGGGCAGTCCCGTGCACGGCCGCGAGCCGCCGGGCCCCGCCCTCCTGAACGAGCACCATCTGAACGAGCAGCCACGGTCCGTCTCGCCTGCGAGACGGACGGGAAGAGAGTGTCCGATGATCGCGGATGCAGAACGAGTGCCGAGCGGCCCCGCCCTCGGCGATCGCCTCCTCACCCTCACCGTCGGCCCTCCCGCGGCCGGCGGCACCTTCGTGGCCCGTCACGAGGGCCGCGTGGTGTTCGTCCGCGGTACGGCGCCGGGGGAGACCGTCACCGCCCGACTGCTCGACGACCCCCGCGAGAAGGCCGACGCCCGCTTCTGGCGCGCCGAGGCATTGGACGTGCTCGAAGCCGGCGTGGACCGTGTCCCCACCGTCTGGGAGGAAGCCGGGGTCGACGGCGTCGGCGGCGCGGAATGGGCGCACATCGCGCTGCCGGCGCAGCGCCGCATCGCCAGCGAGGTGATGCAGGAGCTCCTGCGCCGCGCCGGGGTGACCAGCTTTCCGATCGAGCAGGTGCAGGTCGAGCCCGCACCGCATGACGTGGACGGTCTCGCCTGGCGCACCCGCGTGCGCTACGCGGTCGACGCCGAGGGGCGCATCGGCATGCGCGGCTGGCGCTCCCACGAGGTGCGGCCCGTGGGCGAGGACCCGCTGTCGGCCCAGGCCGTGCGCGAGCTGCGCCTGGGGGAGTGGACGGCACCGGAGGGGACCGAGGCGATCGACGCCGTCGCGCCGTCGACCGGCCCCGCCTCGGTGGTGCTGATCGGCCGCGATCTCGACCCCGCGAGCGTGCAGATCCCGGAGTCCTGGGGTGACGCGGACGTCGCGGTGCGCAATGCCCGCGGCACGGTCATGCTGCGCGGCGAGGGCACGGTCCACGAGCGGGTGGGGGAGCGGATGTTCACCGTCAGCGCCACCGGCTTCTGGCAGTCCCACCGCCGCGCCGCCGAGCTGCTCTCCGATGTGGTCCGCACCGCGCTGGGCGTCCCGGAGGGCGGCAGCGCCTGGGATCTCTACGGCGGCGTCGGGCTCTTCTCCGCGGTGGCCGCGGAGCAGGTGGGCCCCGAGGGCACGGTCGTCTCCGTCGAGGGCAACCGCCGCGCCTCCCAGCTCGCCGCCGAGAACCTCGAGGACCTGCCGCAGGTCAGCACCGCCACGGCGGACGTCACCGACTGGGTCACGGCCCGGCGAGGCGGCGTCGACACGGTGGTGCTGGACCCGCCGCGCACCGGTGCCGGGGTCGAGCTGATGGGGCTGCTGGCCACCGCCGTGCGGCAGAGGATCGTCTACGTCTCCTGCGAGCCGGCCACGCTCGCGCGGGACCTCGCCGCGATCGAGAAGAAGGGTTGGCGCCTCGCGGATCTGCGCGCCTTCGACCTCTTCCCGCACACCCACCACATCGAGTCCGTCGCCGTCCTGGAGCGGGCCACCAGCTGAGCGACGTGCTGCGAGCCTGCGAGCGGTAGGAGCTCAGCGGGTCACACAGGGCCTGAGGCGATGGCGCGCCACGCAGCTGACAGCCTGTCAGGACGAGGGCCCGAATCGTGGTATTATTTATCTTGACTTCAAGATAACTGCCGGTTCGGACCGGCAACCCCCTCTGTCCACCTGCACGGACGTCGTTCCGCGGTGAGGTG comes from Brachybacterium faecium DSM 4810 and encodes:
- a CDS encoding SAM-dependent methyltransferase, tRNA(uracil-5)-methyltransferase (PFAM: TRAM domain; tRNA (Uracil-5-)-methyltransferase), whose product is MIADAERVPSGPALGDRLLTLTVGPPAAGGTFVARHEGRVVFVRGTAPGETVTARLLDDPREKADARFWRAEALDVLEAGVDRVPTVWEEAGVDGVGGAEWAHIALPAQRRIASEVMQELLRRAGVTSFPIEQVQVEPAPHDVDGLAWRTRVRYAVDAEGRIGMRGWRSHEVRPVGEDPLSAQAVRELRLGEWTAPEGTEAIDAVAPSTGPASVVLIGRDLDPASVQIPESWGDADVAVRNARGTVMLRGEGTVHERVGERMFTVSATGFWQSHRRAAELLSDVVRTALGVPEGGSAWDLYGGVGLFSAVAAEQVGPEGTVVSVEGNRRASQLAAENLEDLPQVSTATADVTDWVTARRGGVDTVVLDPPRTGAGVELMGLLATAVRQRIVYVSCEPATLARDLAAIEKKGWRLADLRAFDLFPHTHHIESVAVLERATS